Genomic window (Clostridia bacterium):
GTCGTTGATGAGCTGTCTGCCCGCTTCGGTAACGGCGTCGGTCTCTTCGATCTTGTACTTCCAGATGATCTGGTCGTCCGCGATGCCGAGCTCCTTGGCGGCGGCCTTGATGCCGTCCATATGGGCCTTGGTGTAGCCCTCAGTCTCGTCGCCGACGAGGATCGCGCCGATCTTCAGGGCGGCGGCGTCGCTGCCGCTGTTGCCGGAGTCGGTGCCTTCGGATTCCTTGCCGCAGGCCGCGAGAGCGAAGCAGCAGGACAGAGCGAAGACGAGGACGAGAATTACGCTGAGAATTCTTTTCATGGTTTTTCTCCTTTTCCATTTTGAATTATTTATTCATATCCCTCCGGATTGAATAACACGGAAAACGCGGGAGCCGCGGCAAAAAAACGTACGGGAACCGCAAAAGCCGTTCCCGTACTAAAAGCAACCGATAATAAGACACTGCTTATAGTCGGGCAATTTACGGCAGCCCGGTAGAAACTTTTTGACCATATCTCAAATGATATATAAGCGGAAGATATTAAAATGTATATATTCGGTTTGTATTGTCAGGTTATACTCTTTAAAAGACGCGGACGTCAGCAGAATTCGACGCCGTTCTCTTCGCTCATCGAGCTTATCCGCGCGAGCGATTCGATGCGCAGCCCCTCCTTGCGAAGGTCGGCGCCGCCGGGCTGAAACGCCTTCTCGATGACGATGCCGGCTCCGACGGGGATCCCGCCCGCCTGCAGAACGATGTCGCGCAGGGCGCGCAGGGCGCAGCCGTTGGCGAGGAAATCGTCTATCAGCAGAACGCGTTCGCCTTCACGGAGATACTGCTTCGAGACCATGACCGTGTTCTCGACGCCGTGCGTGAACGAAAACGCCTTCGCGGTCCAGACCCCGTCCGACAGATTGGATGTACGCGACTTTTTCGCGAAGACGAGCGGCTTGCCGAAATACCTCGCCGCCATCACGGCGACCGCGATGCCGGACGCCTCTATGGTGAGGAGCTTATCGACGTTTTCGTCTTTGAAAAGGCGGTAGAATTCCCTGCCCATAGCGTCGACGAGCAGCGGATCTATCTGATGGTTGAGGAAACTGTCGACCTTGAGTATATCGTTCCCCTTCACGACGCCGTCTGTTTTTATACGTTCCTCGAGCAGACGCATAGGTCTTCCTCCCGTTCGCGCGACCGTCTTTCAGCCGGGAATGACAAAGCCCGCCATCGAAGGATATTCGTCAAGCGGACAGGCATACAGACAGCGTCGCGTTCCGCGATCGTCGTTTGGTAATTCGTATGCTAATATTATAAAGCATAGCGCGCGGAAATGCAACACAAATTTGCCTTTTTCGGCGCAAAATGACAAAACTGTTAATCTGCCCTATTTTGCTTTTCGGAGTCGTGTTTTATTCGGCAAAATGACAACGCGGACGCACTGCGCCGCGCCGGAAACACAGCGCCGCGAGTCAATGCACGGGCGGCGGGCGCAGCCCGTTTTTACGTTGCCGCACGGGCGGCGGGCGCATCCCGTTTTTTCGTTGCCGCACGGGCGCGGCGGGCGACGTTCGCGGGCGATCGAGATCGCCTCTGCGGTGCTGCCGGAGACGAGGTTTGCGTACGGATGAAAGAGTAAAGGCGAACGCGTCAAGCGTTCGCCGTTTC
Coding sequences:
- a CDS encoding xanthine phosphoribosyltransferase — translated: MRLLEERIKTDGVVKGNDILKVDSFLNHQIDPLLVDAMGREFYRLFKDENVDKLLTIEASGIAVAVMAARYFGKPLVFAKKSRTSNLSDGVWTAKAFSFTHGVENTVMVSKQYLREGERVLLIDDFLANGCALRALRDIVLQAGGIPVGAGIVIEKAFQPGGADLRKEGLRIESLARISSMSEENGVEFC